In Vicia villosa cultivar HV-30 ecotype Madison, WI unplaced genomic scaffold, Vvil1.0 ctg.000030F_1_1, whole genome shotgun sequence, the following proteins share a genomic window:
- the LOC131622478 gene encoding peroxidase 15-like — MNSFGLTLTALSYAVVLLGGLPFSSNAQLDASFYRNTCPDVHSIVREVIRNVSKTDPRMLASLVRLHFHDCFVQGCDASVLLNKTDTVVTEQDAFPNINSLRGLDVINRIKTAVEDACPNTVSCADILALSAQISSILAQGPNWKVPLGRRDGLTANQSLANQNLPAPFNTLDQLKATFAKQGLTTIDLVALSGAHTIGRAHCSLFVDRLYNFSNTGKPDPSLNTSYLQELRKTCPNGGPGTNLANFDPTTPDRFDKNYYSNLQVKKGLLQSDQELFSTSGADTISIVNKFSADKNAFFDSFETAMIKMGNIGVITGNKGEIRKHCNFVNKVRVRMATRDSSESGIVSSI; from the exons ATGAACTCCTTTGGTCTCACATTGACAGCTCTAAGCTATGCAGTGGTTCTTCTTGGAGGCTTACCCTTCTCTTCTAATGCACAGCTTGATGCATCTTTCTACAGAAACACTTGTCCAGATGTTCACTCCATTGTTCGTGAAGTCATAAGAAATGTTTCCAAGACAGATCCCAGAATGCTTGCTAGTCTCGTCAGACTTCACTTTCATGACTGTTTTGTTCAA GGTTGTGATGCATCAGTTTTGCTGAACAAAACTGATACCGTTGTGACTGAACAAGATGCTTTCCCAAATATCAACTCTTTAAGAGGCTTAGATGTCATAAATCGGATCAAAACAGCAGTGGAAGATGCTTGTCCTAACACAGTTTCTTGTGCTGATATTCTTGCTCTTTCTGCACAAATTTCCTCCATTTTG GCACAAGGTCCTAATTGGAAAGTTCCCTTAGGAAGAAGAGACGGTTTAACAGCAAACCAATCACTTGCTAATCAAAATCTTCCAGCTCCTTTCAACACATTAGACCAACTCAAAGCCACATTTGCCAAACAAGGCCTCACCACTATCGATCTAGTCGCTCTTTCCGGCGCTCACACAATCGGAAGAGCTCACTGTTCCTTATTCGTCGATCGTTTATACAACTTCAGCAACACAGGAAAGCCTGATCCATCTCTCAACACAAGTTACCTACAAGAGTTACGCAAAACATGCCCTAATGGCGGACCTGGAACAAACCTAGCCAATTTTGACCCTACTACTCCTGATAGATTTGACAAGAACTACTACTCTAATCTTCAGGTTAAAAAGGGTTTGCTTCAGAGTGATCAAGAGCTTTTCTCAACTTCTGGTGCTGATACTATTAGCATTGTGAACAAGTTTAGTGCTGATAAAAATGCTTTCTTTGATAGCTTTGAGACTGCAATGATTAAAATGGGGAATATTGGTGTGATTACTGGGAATAAAGGAGAGATTAGAAAACATTGTAATTTTGTTAACAAAGTTCGTGTCAGAATGGCTACTAGGGATTCATCAGAATCTGGTATTGTTAGTTCAATTTAA